In one Oreochromis aureus strain Israel breed Guangdong linkage group 2, ZZ_aureus, whole genome shotgun sequence genomic region, the following are encoded:
- the cysltr1 gene encoding cysteinyl leukotriene receptor 1, with the protein MENVTDGLQDNSSRCESIDDFRNQVYSTAYSLITVLGLVGNGFALVVLIRTYRQSSPFHVYMLNLAVSDLLCVMTLPLRVLYYVRKGDWHEGDFLCRISSYALYVNLYCSIYFMAAMSFTRFLAIVFPVQNLRLVTENRARLVCGAIWVVICLLSSPFLISGQKFDPVTNKTKCFEPPPPGKSLKKLMALNYVSLMVGFVLPFLVIILCYAGIVRTLLSRTHAARRQRGTGTRAIRMIVIVLLTFLVSFMPYHVQRTVHLNFLSRGDTTHCENVSMQKSVVVTLCLAAANSCFDPLLYFFSGEGFRSRLSSLRQSMKASTMQRTDRRKPIMASESGENQQLKTG; encoded by the coding sequence ATGGAGAATGTGACAGACGGCTTGCAGGACAACTCCAGCCGGTGCGAGTCCATCGATGACTTCCGTAACCAGGTGTACTCAACAGCCTACTCCCTCATCACAGTTCTAGGCCTGGTTGGGAATGGCTTTGCCCTGGTGGTGCTTATCAGAACGTATCGCCAGAGCTCGCCCTTTCACGTCTACATGCTGAACCTGGCTGTATCTGATCTGCTGTGCGTTATGACGCTGCCGCTGCGAGTTCTCTACTATGTCAGAAAGGGAGACTGGCATGAGGGGGACTTTCTCTGTCGTATCAGCTCTTACGCCCTCTATGTAAACCTGTACTGTAGTATTTACTTCATGGCAGCTATGTCTTTCACACGTTTCTTGGCTATTGTTTTCCCTGTGCAGAACCTGCGGCTGGTGACAGAGAACCGTGCACGCCTTGTTTGCGGTGCTATCTGGGTAGTGATCTGTCTTTTATCCTCACCCTTCTTGATATCTGGCCAGAAGTTTGATCCGGTAACGAATAAAACCAAATGCTTCGAGCCACCTCCACCTGGGAAAAGCTTGAAGAAACTAATGGCGCTGAACTATGTGTCGCTGATGGTGGGCTTTGTCCTGCCCTTTCTGGTCATCATACTTTGCTACGCTGGCATAGTCCGAACCCTGCTTTCCCGCACCCACGCTGCCCGCCGTCAGCGGGGCACAGGCACCAGAGCCATCCGGATGATTGTCATCGTCCTGCTGACCTTTCTGGTCAGCTTCATGCCTTACCACGTGCAGCGCACCGTGCACCTGAACTTTCTGTCTCGGGGGGACACTACCCACTGCGAGAACGTTTCCATGCAGAAGTCTGTGGTGGTGACGCTGTGCCTGGCTGCTGCCAACTCCTGTTTCGATCCGCTGCTTTACTTCTTCTCTGGGGAGGGTTTCCGCAGCCGGCTGTCCTCGCTGCGCCAATCCATGAAGGCAAGCACTATGCAACGCACAGACAGGCGAAAGCCCATCATGGCTTCAGAGTCAGGCGAAAACCAACAGCTGAAGACCGGTTAA